Proteins encoded within one genomic window of Citrobacter amalonaticus Y19:
- the iscU gene encoding Fe-S cluster assembly scaffold IscU — MAYSEKVIDHYENPRNVGSFDNSDENVGSGMVGAPACGDVMKLQIKVNNEGIIEDARFKTYGCGSAIASSSLVTEWVKGKSLDEAQAIKNTDIADELELPPVKIHCSILAEDAIKAAIADYKSKREAK; from the coding sequence ATGGCTTACAGCGAAAAAGTAATCGATCATTACGAGAATCCACGTAACGTGGGCTCTTTTGACAACAGCGACGAGAACGTGGGCAGCGGTATGGTGGGTGCACCAGCCTGTGGCGACGTGATGAAGTTGCAGATCAAAGTCAACAATGAAGGTATCATTGAAGACGCGCGTTTCAAGACTTACGGCTGCGGTTCCGCTATCGCGTCCAGCTCCCTGGTCACCGAATGGGTGAAAGGAAAATCGCTGGACGAAGCACAGGCGATCAAAAACACCGATATCGCCGATGAGCTTGAGCTGCCGCCAGTGAAAATTCACTGTTCTATTCTGGCAGAAGACGCGATCAAAGCCGCTATTGCGGACTACAAAAGTAAACGTGAAGCAAAATAA
- the hscB gene encoding co-chaperone HscB: protein MDYFTLFGLPARYPLDIQALSLRFQDLQRQYHPDKFASGTQAEQLAAVSQSATINQAWQTLRHPLRRAEYLLSLHGFDLNNEQHTVRDTAFLMEQLELREELDEIEQAKDEVRLEQFIQRVKKMFDSRHQLMVEQLDSETWDVAADTVRKLRFLDKLRSSAEQLEEKLLDF from the coding sequence ATGGACTACTTCACCCTCTTTGGCTTACCGGCCCGTTATCCGCTCGATATTCAGGCACTAAGCCTTCGATTTCAGGATCTGCAACGGCAGTATCACCCTGATAAATTTGCCAGCGGTACCCAGGCGGAACAGCTTGCTGCCGTTTCGCAATCCGCCACCATCAACCAGGCCTGGCAAACGCTGCGCCATCCTCTGAGGCGCGCAGAATATCTGCTTTCGTTACACGGTTTTGATCTCAACAACGAGCAGCACACGGTGCGCGATACCGCATTCCTGATGGAACAACTGGAATTGCGTGAAGAACTCGATGAGATCGAACAGGCGAAAGACGAGGTGCGGCTGGAACAGTTTATTCAGCGCGTGAAAAAGATGTTTGATAGCCGCCATCAACTGATGGTGGAACAACTGGATAGCGAGACGTGGGACGTTGCGGCCGATACCGTGCGTAAACTGCGTTTTCTCGATAAACTGCGAAGCAGTGCAGAACA
- the iscA gene encoding iron-sulfur cluster assembly protein IscA — protein sequence MSITLSDSAAARVNTFLANRGKGFGLRLGVRTSGCSGMAYVLEFVDEPAAEDTVFEDKGVKVVVDGKSLQFLDGTQLDFVKEGLNEGFKFTNPNVKDECGCGESFHV from the coding sequence ATGTCGATTACACTTAGCGACAGTGCAGCAGCGCGAGTAAATACCTTCCTGGCGAACCGCGGTAAAGGGTTTGGCCTGCGTCTGGGCGTGAGAACTTCCGGCTGCTCAGGTATGGCGTATGTACTGGAATTTGTTGATGAACCGGCGGCAGAAGACACCGTGTTTGAAGACAAAGGCGTTAAGGTCGTGGTCGACGGAAAAAGCCTGCAATTTCTGGACGGAACGCAGTTAGACTTCGTAAAAGAAGGTCTGAACGAAGGGTTTAAATTCACTAACCCGAATGTGAAGGACGAGTGTGGTTGCGGCGAAAGCTTCCACGTGTAA